The following proteins are co-located in the Brevibacillus laterosporus DSM 25 genome:
- a CDS encoding flavin reductase family protein: MELRISDLDRQEKYKLLIGGIIPRPIAWVTSHNQLGVVNAAPFSYFNVACIEPMMISISVSRKPGQVMKDTARNISETKEFVVNTVDVHNVALVNETSADFPADQSEAEALGLDLVPSQAIKVPRLALSRIHFECKLHQIVTLGEPAASDLIIGEVVHVHVDDSMYFNGKIDAEKFAPVSRLAGHTYATLGELFDHPRPVYDPKKYL, from the coding sequence GTGGAGTTACGAATAAGCGATTTAGATAGACAAGAAAAATATAAATTACTAATAGGTGGCATAATTCCTCGTCCCATTGCCTGGGTTACATCGCATAATCAGCTAGGTGTGGTAAATGCAGCTCCATTTAGTTATTTTAATGTTGCTTGTATTGAACCGATGATGATATCCATATCGGTTTCGCGTAAACCGGGTCAGGTAATGAAGGATACAGCTCGAAATATTTCTGAAACAAAAGAATTTGTCGTTAACACAGTAGATGTGCATAATGTTGCGTTGGTTAACGAAACTTCAGCCGACTTTCCAGCTGATCAAAGTGAGGCAGAGGCGCTAGGGCTTGATCTGGTCCCTTCTCAAGCAATAAAGGTACCGAGGTTAGCGTTATCTCGCATCCATTTTGAATGCAAGCTACACCAGATTGTTACTTTAGGCGAGCCTGCTGCTTCTGATTTAATCATTGGCGAGGTTGTGCATGTGCATGTCGATGATTCCATGTATTTTAATGGAAAAATCGATGCTGAAAAATTTGCTCCTGTTAGCCGTTTAGCAGGGCATACGTATGCTACGTTAGGTGAATTGTTTGATCATCCTCGACCTGTGTATGATCCAAAGAAATATTTGTAA
- a CDS encoding homogentisate 1,2-dioxygenase — MPFYAKMGEVPHKRHTTFFKPNGELYREQLMGTKGFSGIQSILYHHNPPTQVTEVKKIATIDMEYVEREELRHQHFLSFDAPKGGDPILGRRYLLGNDDVVMAVCSPTEKMDYYYRNSEGDEVVFVHQGEGELQTIFGTISYRPGDYLVIPIGTTYRIVPSTEETRFLVIESQNEIVPPKRYRNEHGQLLEHSPFCERDMRLPERLETYDEEGSFEVRVKQNQTLYSYTFDFHPFDVVGWDGYLFPYALSIHDFEPITGRVHQPPPVHQTFAGQNFVICSFVPRLYDYHPQAIPAPYYHSNVESDEVLYYVDGNFMSRKGVVEGSITLHPMGIPHGPHPGKIEASIGKKETKELAVMLDTFRPLKATKQALAVEDTAYMYSWLPVKE, encoded by the coding sequence ATGCCATTTTACGCAAAAATGGGTGAAGTACCACACAAGCGTCATACCACATTTTTCAAGCCAAATGGTGAGTTGTACCGTGAGCAGTTAATGGGAACAAAAGGATTCTCTGGAATTCAATCCATTTTGTATCATCACAATCCTCCTACACAAGTGACGGAAGTAAAGAAAATTGCTACTATTGATATGGAATATGTTGAGCGAGAGGAGCTGCGTCATCAGCATTTTTTGAGCTTTGACGCTCCAAAAGGTGGAGACCCTATTCTTGGCCGTCGTTACTTATTGGGAAATGATGATGTGGTGATGGCTGTCTGTTCACCAACTGAAAAAATGGATTATTATTATCGGAACTCGGAAGGAGACGAGGTAGTCTTCGTTCATCAGGGCGAGGGGGAACTTCAAACCATCTTTGGCACAATTTCGTATCGGCCTGGAGATTATTTGGTTATTCCGATTGGGACGACCTATCGAATTGTACCATCTACGGAAGAGACTCGTTTCCTTGTGATTGAATCTCAAAATGAAATTGTTCCACCTAAACGCTATCGAAACGAACATGGACAGTTGTTGGAACATTCTCCATTCTGTGAGCGGGATATGCGTCTGCCAGAGCGATTGGAAACCTACGATGAAGAAGGTAGCTTTGAAGTTCGTGTCAAACAAAATCAAACATTATATAGTTATACGTTTGATTTTCATCCGTTCGATGTTGTTGGTTGGGATGGTTATTTATTCCCTTATGCGCTGAGTATTCATGATTTTGAACCGATAACGGGTCGGGTGCATCAGCCACCTCCAGTTCATCAAACATTTGCTGGTCAGAATTTTGTGATTTGTTCCTTTGTCCCGCGTTTATATGATTATCATCCGCAGGCTATTCCAGCACCGTATTACCACAGTAACGTAGAGAGTGACGAAGTACTGTACTATGTGGATGGTAACTTTATGAGTCGCAAAGGTGTGGTAGAAGGCTCCATAACGCTACATCCAATGGGTATTCCTCATGGGCCACATCCGGGTAAGATCGAAGCAAGCATCGGTAAAAAAGAGACGAAAGAGTTGGCGGTCATGCTAGATACATTCCGTCCGTTAAAAGCAACAAAACAGGCTCTCGCAGTAGAGGATACAGCTTATATGTATAGCTGGTTACCTGTAAAAGAATAA
- a CDS encoding fumarylacetoacetate hydrolase family protein, translated as MKLVSYQRKVEITSVGNQLEWRAGLYVGKGIIDIAHAVKGAPSTMQGVLDEWDKWYPCLLEQQRVEYGGFISMEEVQLGAPIPRPPSFRDFYAFEQHVKTCRQRRDLEMVPEWYQLPVFYFSNPAAFVGTEASITIPKQTMSLDYELEIACVISKKGIDIPIEKADEYIAGFMILNDWSARDIQREEVKVGLGPAKAKDFATSTGPWLVTVDELQGRLIPSLKGNRYDLQMTASINGKKYSQGNFVDIYYTFAQMIARASEACFLYPGDVIGSGTVGSGCLLELGGGEQYNWLQPGDVVELEIDHLGTLRNTIIEK; from the coding sequence ATGAAATTAGTTAGTTATCAACGAAAAGTAGAAATTACATCGGTAGGAAATCAGTTAGAATGGCGTGCTGGCTTGTATGTAGGTAAGGGAATAATCGACATAGCTCATGCAGTGAAAGGTGCTCCATCTACCATGCAGGGTGTATTAGACGAATGGGACAAATGGTACCCATGTTTACTTGAACAACAGCGAGTAGAGTATGGCGGTTTTATTTCTATGGAAGAGGTACAGCTTGGTGCTCCTATCCCTCGACCGCCCAGTTTCCGAGATTTTTATGCCTTTGAGCAGCATGTAAAAACGTGTCGGCAGCGTCGAGACCTTGAGATGGTCCCTGAGTGGTATCAGTTACCTGTCTTTTATTTTTCAAATCCAGCTGCGTTTGTGGGTACAGAAGCTAGTATCACTATCCCCAAGCAAACGATGTCTTTGGATTACGAGTTAGAGATCGCTTGTGTCATTAGTAAAAAAGGGATTGATATACCCATAGAAAAAGCAGACGAGTATATCGCTGGCTTTATGATTCTAAATGACTGGAGTGCACGCGATATTCAACGAGAAGAAGTGAAAGTGGGGCTTGGTCCTGCCAAGGCAAAGGATTTTGCAACCTCCACGGGTCCTTGGTTAGTTACTGTTGATGAACTACAAGGCCGCCTTATCCCCTCCTTAAAAGGCAATCGCTATGATTTACAAATGACGGCGAGCATAAATGGCAAAAAGTACTCACAGGGAAACTTTGTAGATATCTATTATACATTTGCCCAAATGATTGCCCGTGCTTCCGAAGCTTGTTTTTTGTACCCTGGAGATGTTATCGGCTCGGGCACGGTAGGTAGTGGATGCTTGTTAGAATTAGGCGGTGGAGAACAGTACAATTGGCTACAGCCAGGAGATGTTGTTGAATTGGAAATCGATCATCTGGGTACGTTGCGCAATACTATTATAGAAAAATAA
- a CDS encoding DUF3870 domain-containing protein: protein MANVPLPRYTDDAYILATGFAQLPKGTPLTDTQKMFACSLVIDSRTDQVVDASFTFLMGLNEEFIRGLVIGVCLPLEWDKLQATIRKRALVPTQGTVLQALRSALDRYLEGKQ from the coding sequence ATGGCAAATGTGCCCCTACCTCGTTATACCGACGACGCTTACATTTTAGCCACAGGATTTGCTCAATTACCTAAGGGAACACCTTTGACAGATACCCAAAAGATGTTTGCCTGTTCGTTAGTGATTGATAGTCGAACGGACCAAGTAGTTGATGCATCATTTACTTTTTTAATGGGGTTAAATGAAGAGTTTATTCGGGGATTGGTAATCGGTGTATGCTTGCCATTAGAATGGGATAAGCTACAGGCAACCATTCGCAAACGAGCTTTGGTACCGACACAAGGGACAGTGTTGCAAGCTCTCCGCTCTGCACTGGATCGATATTTGGAAGGTAAGCAATGA
- a CDS encoding RluA family pseudouridine synthase, with product MKELLLRFHASEQQAGRSLREVLQKDYEISRKLLIRAKFSGEIQINGELAFVTRIVEAGDIITIWMDEEESENLEPEAMDLQIRYEDEDVLVLAKPPGIVVHPTGMHVTGTLANGVIHYWKQKGERRKFRPVSRLDKDTTGLIIIAKNQWAHDRFSRMQKDRSLKRRYQALVHGCVTTQSGVVDAPIGRKEGSIVEREVRPDGQQAVTHYQVLQSSDDISHIQLQLETGRTHQIRVHMSYLGYPLLGDDLYGGRRELIARQALHAFELRFKHPRTGEEIYLTEPLPEDMQKIVECSE from the coding sequence ATGAAAGAGCTGTTATTACGTTTTCATGCAAGTGAGCAACAAGCAGGGCGAAGTTTGCGAGAGGTTCTACAAAAAGACTACGAGATATCTCGTAAACTGTTGATCCGAGCTAAATTCAGTGGTGAAATACAGATAAATGGAGAGCTTGCTTTTGTAACAAGAATTGTAGAAGCAGGAGATATTATTACGATCTGGATGGATGAGGAAGAATCTGAAAATCTTGAGCCCGAGGCAATGGATTTACAGATTCGATATGAAGACGAGGATGTTTTAGTACTAGCTAAGCCTCCCGGAATAGTAGTCCACCCTACTGGCATGCATGTAACAGGTACCTTGGCAAATGGTGTCATACATTACTGGAAGCAAAAGGGGGAACGTCGTAAATTTCGTCCAGTGAGTAGATTAGATAAGGATACCACTGGGCTAATTATTATTGCTAAAAATCAGTGGGCGCATGACCGATTCTCACGTATGCAAAAAGATCGAAGCTTAAAAAGACGTTACCAAGCTCTCGTTCATGGATGTGTAACCACGCAAAGTGGAGTAGTTGATGCACCAATTGGCCGCAAAGAGGGGTCCATTGTAGAGCGGGAGGTTCGCCCAGATGGACAGCAGGCGGTGACACACTATCAAGTGTTACAAAGCTCAGATGACATAAGCCATATTCAGCTACAATTAGAAACAGGACGAACACATCAGATACGTGTCCATATGAGTTATTTAGGTTATCCATTGCTTGGAGATGATCTATATGGAGGAAGACGTGAGCTCATTGCAAGACAAGCGTTACATGCCTTTGAGCTACGATTTAAACATCCACGAACTGGTGAAGAAATATATCTAACAGAGCCACTTCCAGAAGATATGCAGAAAATCGTAGAATGTTCAGAATAG
- the opp4C gene encoding oligopeptide ABC transporter permease, producing MEPVITTNSPEASAHQGKRRGTSPWAIGMRKFTKNKLAIASIIFLALIFLICFLADFLTHYDPIKIDIRNLNQAPSSEHWLGTDKGGRDVYTRLLYGGQISLTIGLSITLFVVIFGTLIGSMAGYFGGVVDNLLMRFTDFIITFPFLIFVIVLNSVFTASGVLTLITVVSVLSWGSTARMVRGKILAEKENEYVHSAVSIGCTPAQVIIKHILPNVISTIIVQGVYLLASMIVVETGLSFLGFGVPSNVPSWGNIMSDAVSPEVIEQQWWIWLPAGACITLTILAINFVGEGLKDAFNPKSLR from the coding sequence ATGGAACCCGTAATTACAACTAACAGTCCAGAGGCTTCTGCTCATCAGGGGAAGCGTCGGGGAACTTCTCCATGGGCTATCGGAATGCGCAAGTTTACAAAAAATAAGCTGGCAATCGCTAGTATCATTTTTCTAGCATTGATCTTTCTAATCTGTTTTTTAGCAGACTTTTTGACTCATTATGATCCCATTAAGATTGATATCCGCAATTTGAACCAAGCCCCTAGTTCTGAGCATTGGCTAGGTACAGATAAAGGGGGACGTGATGTTTATACACGCCTTTTATATGGTGGACAAATTTCGCTCACTATTGGTCTCTCCATTACCTTATTTGTCGTGATCTTCGGTACCCTAATAGGGTCTATGGCTGGTTACTTTGGCGGAGTGGTGGACAATTTACTTATGCGTTTTACGGATTTTATTATTACATTTCCGTTTCTCATTTTCGTTATCGTATTAAACTCAGTCTTTACGGCCTCGGGTGTATTGACACTTATTACAGTGGTCAGTGTACTTAGTTGGGGGTCTACCGCGAGGATGGTACGCGGAAAGATTTTAGCAGAAAAAGAGAACGAATATGTGCATAGTGCTGTCTCAATTGGATGTACGCCCGCACAGGTTATTATCAAGCATATTTTACCTAATGTTATCTCCACTATCATTGTACAAGGGGTTTATCTGTTGGCTTCCATGATCGTAGTAGAGACAGGGCTTAGCTTCTTAGGATTTGGTGTTCCTTCTAACGTACCATCGTGGGGGAATATCATGTCAGATGCAGTCTCTCCAGAAGTAATTGAACAACAATGGTGGATTTGGCTACCAGCAGGTGCTTGTATTACGTTGACAATTTTGGCGATTAACTTCGTAGGAGAAGGATTAAAAGACGCTTTTAATCCGAAATCACTACGCTAG
- the opp4B gene encoding oligopeptide ABC transporter permease, with translation MVAFALRRFFTMIPILILISIAVFTLAKLMPGDALSGKIDPNNANPEYIAKMRESLGFNDPIPVQYGRWVGGFLQGNLGDSFNHKMPVTQLIGERLPNTIFLMSMSLIFTYLGALVMGMIAARRRFTWIDNIIVTLNYVGYAIPSFFAAIVCIYVFAILLGWVPASGSIGVDVDQGTLSYYLSKIGHTILPATVLGLFNTAAYTQFLRNDIIEGSGKDYVRTAMAKGTGETAIYNKHILRNSLIPMVTFLGLDIGNLLGGAVIVETIFTYPGLGQLFINSVNNRDYSVVMSITMLLTFMALLGNLIADWLYSVVDPRIRLK, from the coding sequence ATGGTTGCGTTTGCGCTGCGGAGATTTTTTACCATGATTCCAATTTTGATTCTGATCTCCATTGCGGTGTTCACCCTGGCAAAATTAATGCCAGGGGACGCCCTTTCGGGGAAGATTGACCCTAATAATGCCAATCCTGAGTATATAGCCAAAATGCGAGAATCACTCGGATTTAACGATCCGATTCCTGTTCAATATGGACGCTGGGTGGGTGGCTTTTTACAAGGAAATTTAGGTGATTCATTCAATCATAAAATGCCAGTTACTCAGCTAATTGGTGAACGGTTACCTAATACCATTTTTCTGATGAGTATGTCCTTGATTTTTACTTATCTGGGCGCTTTGGTGATGGGGATGATTGCAGCACGGCGTCGTTTTACATGGATAGATAATATCATTGTGACGCTAAATTATGTTGGATATGCCATTCCATCGTTCTTTGCAGCTATTGTGTGCATATATGTGTTTGCCATTTTATTGGGCTGGGTACCCGCGAGCGGTTCCATCGGCGTGGATGTTGATCAGGGAACCCTATCTTACTATTTGAGCAAAATAGGACATACGATTTTGCCTGCTACTGTACTAGGTCTATTTAATACGGCTGCCTATACACAATTTTTGCGCAACGACATTATCGAAGGAAGCGGCAAGGATTATGTACGTACAGCAATGGCAAAAGGCACAGGTGAAACAGCTATTTATAACAAGCATATTTTGCGCAACTCTCTTATCCCGATGGTAACATTTCTAGGACTTGATATTGGTAACCTACTTGGGGGAGCGGTAATAGTCGAAACCATCTTTACTTATCCTGGACTGGGACAACTCTTTATCAACTCCGTTAACAACCGAGATTATTCTGTCGTTATGTCGATCACTATGCTGCTAACCTTTATGGCGCTATTAGGAAACCTGATAGCGGATTGGTTGTACAGTGTCGTTGATCCTCGGATACGATTGAAATAG
- the opp4A gene encoding oligopeptide ABC transporter substrate-binding protein codes for MKKKNTVVLSAFLALSMGIVGCSKPADTTQTKPTEPTQAATTEQQPKDGGKIVYAYESPFQGLLDRGFYEGDDDDRILRFMMDPLLDTGDDLKTYSKIASWKESPDHLTYTFTLKKGVKWHNGDELTVEDWLYAFEVIGHKDYKGSRYSNVKMIAGMDEYNKGVAKTISGVKIIDPYNIEIKIKKPMVNFLDNIWSNPMPKKYYAGISVKDLPNSPKVRQQPIGLGPFKVKKIQPGEFVELERFDDYWQGKPRLDGVIYKVIDGKLANSLLKKGEVDIMAIPRSQVKEIEKNDNLILKEVDELAYSYIGFKLGHWDENKKVNVMDNPKFADKRLRQAMAYALDRKALADAFENGKAVPLNSPMPPVSWAKVPADQINAYEYNPEKAKQLLDEAGYKDINGDGFREDPQGKKFTINYDAMTRDETAEPRAQAVMQFWKEVGLDAKLNGGALKEFNLFYRTVEKDEPSVEVFAGAWALANDPDPTGLWKIDAFWNFPRWVNAESDKLIEEGISEKAFDENYRKEVYFKWQKLVNEEVPMIILHARKDITAYNKRLQGVHTNSFTNQIDTHKWWVTN; via the coding sequence ATGAAAAAGAAAAATACAGTTGTTTTGTCAGCTTTTTTAGCTCTATCAATGGGCATAGTAGGGTGTTCTAAGCCAGCGGATACAACACAAACCAAACCAACTGAGCCAACACAAGCGGCTACCACTGAACAACAACCTAAAGATGGTGGAAAAATTGTCTATGCCTATGAAAGCCCGTTTCAAGGCTTATTGGATCGTGGTTTTTATGAAGGGGATGACGATGATCGAATCCTGCGCTTTATGATGGACCCCTTGCTAGATACAGGAGATGATTTGAAAACCTATTCGAAGATCGCTTCCTGGAAAGAAAGTCCTGACCACTTAACCTATACGTTTACCCTTAAAAAGGGCGTAAAGTGGCACAATGGTGATGAGTTGACGGTTGAGGACTGGTTATATGCCTTTGAGGTAATAGGACATAAGGACTATAAAGGATCACGCTATTCGAATGTAAAAATGATTGCAGGAATGGATGAATATAATAAGGGAGTTGCAAAAACCATTTCTGGTGTAAAAATTATTGATCCGTACAATATTGAAATCAAAATTAAAAAACCTATGGTAAATTTCTTAGATAATATTTGGTCGAATCCAATGCCGAAAAAATATTATGCAGGCATCTCTGTAAAAGACCTACCAAATTCTCCAAAGGTTCGTCAGCAGCCGATCGGACTTGGACCATTTAAAGTGAAAAAAATTCAACCAGGTGAGTTTGTTGAACTAGAGCGTTTTGATGATTACTGGCAAGGCAAACCTCGTTTGGATGGTGTTATATATAAAGTCATTGACGGAAAATTAGCAAATAGCTTGTTGAAAAAAGGCGAAGTTGACATTATGGCAATTCCGCGTTCCCAGGTTAAAGAGATAGAAAAAAATGATAATTTGATATTGAAAGAAGTGGATGAGCTAGCGTATAGCTATATTGGATTTAAGCTAGGTCATTGGGATGAAAATAAAAAGGTAAATGTGATGGATAATCCAAAATTTGCTGATAAGCGGTTACGTCAGGCGATGGCCTATGCGCTGGACCGTAAAGCGTTGGCTGATGCCTTTGAAAATGGTAAGGCTGTACCACTTAACTCACCAATGCCACCTGTGAGCTGGGCAAAGGTTCCTGCTGACCAAATTAATGCGTACGAATACAATCCTGAGAAAGCAAAACAGCTATTAGACGAGGCTGGATATAAGGATATTAATGGGGATGGATTCCGGGAAGATCCGCAAGGTAAGAAATTCACAATTAATTATGATGCGATGACACGTGACGAGACTGCCGAACCTCGGGCACAAGCAGTGATGCAATTCTGGAAAGAGGTAGGTTTAGATGCAAAGCTAAATGGTGGAGCATTAAAAGAATTTAACCTATTCTATCGAACAGTCGAAAAAGATGAGCCAAGTGTTGAGGTGTTTGCTGGAGCTTGGGCTCTGGCAAATGATCCTGATCCCACAGGTTTATGGAAAATAGATGCTTTCTGGAATTTCCCTCGATGGGTAAATGCGGAATCAGACAAATTGATTGAAGAAGGAATTAGTGAAAAGGCGTTTGATGAAAATTACCGTAAAGAAGTTTATTTTAAATGGCAAAAACTAGTCAACGAAGAAGTGCCGATGATTATCTTGCACGCTCGTAAGGATATTACCGCGTATAACAAACGTCTACAAGGCGTTCACACCAACTCCTTTACCAACCAGATAGATACACATAAATGGTGGGTTACCAACTAA